From the genome of Nasonia vitripennis strain AsymCx chromosome 1, Nvit_psr_1.1, whole genome shotgun sequence, one region includes:
- the LOC103317815 gene encoding protein tilB homolog isoform X3, translating to MPRITMELLRKRSEHNEGEISTLEELSLHQENIERIELLNQACRNLKILLLQYNLISKIENLNKLKQLEYLNLALNNIEVIENLEGLESLKKLDLTVNFIGDIRGVKCLRDNQHLEQLILSGNPCCEYEGYREYVIATLPQIRELDLQKIDRSERIKSLQCYAEAQGDVIRGYRKYATSRETQKVRYREREEKRGEGDEEGVRITEIRDDEEESEKNTSTTQAEESATEDAKFWSAPSYHTPEDRVAIAKKAMERSERNESKDDEPKKHVPKLFNPEGKPYNVNQAKVPFLLDDEDDRDNVILEVGLYKHLDTSLVDVDVRPDYVRVTIKGKVLQLVLPCEVAVDKSLAQRNVTTGNLLLTMPRITKLASLSVPAQAKRAKEKPKCAISVRATPEVTKREFLEIGPPKEDIDELLRIVGKEPAKSSRGQKTRRD from the exons atgccTCGAATAACGATGGAACTGCTTCGAAAACGCTCGGAGCACAACGAAGGTGAAATTTCGACACTGGAGGAACTCTCTCTACACCAGGAGAACATCGAGAGGATCGAGCTGCTCAACCAAGCCTGTCGTAACCTCAAGATCCTCTTGCTTCAGTACAATCTCATCTCGAAGATCGAAAACCTCAACAAACTCAAGCAACTGGAGTACCTCAATTTGGCCCTGAATAATATCGAAGTCATCGAGAACTTGGAGGGACTGGAGAGCTTGAAGAAACTCGATCTGACGGTTAATTTCATCGGGGACATAAGGGGCGTGAAATGCTTGAG AGACAATCAGCACCTGGAACAGCTGATCCTAAGCGGCAACCCCTGCTGCGAGTACGAGGGTTACCGGGAGTACGTAATCGCCACCCTTCCCCAAATCCGAGAACTGGATCTGCAGAAAATCGATCGTTCGGAGCGAATAAAGTCTCTCCAGTGTTACGCCGAGGCTCAGGGCGACGTCATACGCGGATACCGGAAATACGCGACGAGCAGAGAGACCCAGAAAGTCCGGTATAGAGAACGAGAGGAGAAGAGGGGAGAGGGAGACGAGGAGGGAGTGAGAATCACGGAGATCCGGGATGACGAGGAAGAGTCGGAGAAGAAt ACTTCCACTACCCAGGCGGAAGAAAGTGCGACAGAGGACGCGAAATTCTGGAGCGCCCCGAGCTACCACACGCCGGAGGACCGAGTAGCCATAGCCAAAAAAGCCATggagagaagcgagagaaaCGAGAGCAAGGACGACGAGCCGAAAAAACACGTCCCGAAGCTGTTCAATCCCGAGGGAAAACCCTACAACGTGAACCAGGCGAAGGTACCGTTCCTcctcgacgacgaggacgacagGGACAACGTTATCTTGGAAGTTGGACTCTACAA ACACTTGGACACGTCGCTAGTCGACGTCGACGTCCGGCCGGACTACGTCAGGGTGACCATCAAGGGCAAAGTCCTGCAGCTGGTCCTCCCCTGCGAAGTTGCAGTAGACAAGAGCCTGGCCCAGCGGAACGTGACCACGGGCAACCTCCTGCTAACGATGCCTCGAATCACGAAGCTCGCCAGTCTCTCGGTGCCAGCGCAAGCCAAGAGAGCCAAGGAGaagccaaagtgtgccatcaGCGTGAGGGCTACTCCAGAAGTGACGAAGAGGGAGTTCCTCGAGATAGGCCCTCCCAAAGAAGACATCGACGAGCTCCTCAGAATCGTCGGCAAGGAACCGGCCAAG AGTTCGCGGGGACAAAAGACCCGACGCGATTGA
- the LOC103317815 gene encoding protein tilB homolog isoform X1, producing MPRITMELLRKRSEHNEGEISTLEELSLHQENIERIELLNQACRNLKILLLQYNLISKIENLNKLKQLEYLNLALNNIEVIENLEGLESLKKLDLTVNFIGDIRGVKCLRDNQHLEQLILSGNPCCEYEGYREYVIATLPQIRELDLQKIDRSERIKSLQCYAEAQGDVIRGYRKYATSRETQKVRYREREEKRGEGDEEGVRITEIRDDEEESEKNVDFHYPGGRKCDRGREILERPELPHAGGPSSHSQKSHGEKREKREQGRRAEKTRPEAVQSRGKTLQREPGEGTVPPRRRGRQGQRYLGSWTLQTLGHVASRRRRPAGLRQGDHQGQSPAAGPPLRSCSRQEPGPAERDHGQPPANDASNHEARQSLGASASQESQGEAKVCHQREGYSRSDEEGVPRDRPSQRRHRRAPQNRRQGTGQEFAGTKDPTRLTKLEGESRGEGTLG from the exons atgccTCGAATAACGATGGAACTGCTTCGAAAACGCTCGGAGCACAACGAAGGTGAAATTTCGACACTGGAGGAACTCTCTCTACACCAGGAGAACATCGAGAGGATCGAGCTGCTCAACCAAGCCTGTCGTAACCTCAAGATCCTCTTGCTTCAGTACAATCTCATCTCGAAGATCGAAAACCTCAACAAACTCAAGCAACTGGAGTACCTCAATTTGGCCCTGAATAATATCGAAGTCATCGAGAACTTGGAGGGACTGGAGAGCTTGAAGAAACTCGATCTGACGGTTAATTTCATCGGGGACATAAGGGGCGTGAAATGCTTGAG AGACAATCAGCACCTGGAACAGCTGATCCTAAGCGGCAACCCCTGCTGCGAGTACGAGGGTTACCGGGAGTACGTAATCGCCACCCTTCCCCAAATCCGAGAACTGGATCTGCAGAAAATCGATCGTTCGGAGCGAATAAAGTCTCTCCAGTGTTACGCCGAGGCTCAGGGCGACGTCATACGCGGATACCGGAAATACGCGACGAGCAGAGAGACCCAGAAAGTCCGGTATAGAGAACGAGAGGAGAAGAGGGGAGAGGGAGACGAGGAGGGAGTGAGAATCACGGAGATCCGGGATGACGAGGAAGAGTCGGAGAAGAAtgttg ACTTCCACTACCCAGGCGGAAGAAAGTGCGACAGAGGACGCGAAATTCTGGAGCGCCCCGAGCTACCACACGCCGGAGGACCGAGTAGCCATAGCCAAAAAAGCCATggagagaagcgagagaaaCGAGAGCAAGGACGACGAGCCGAAAAAACACGTCCCGAAGCTGTTCAATCCCGAGGGAAAACCCTACAACGTGAACCAGGCGAAGGTACCGTTCCTcctcgacgacgaggacgacagGGACAACGTTATCTTGGAAGTTGGACTCTACAA ACACTTGGACACGTCGCTAGTCGACGTCGACGTCCGGCCGGACTACGTCAGGGTGACCATCAAGGGCAAAGTCCTGCAGCTGGTCCTCCCCTGCGAAGTTGCAGTAGACAAGAGCCTGGCCCAGCGGAACGTGACCACGGGCAACCTCCTGCTAACGATGCCTCGAATCACGAAGCTCGCCAGTCTCTCGGTGCCAGCGCAAGCCAAGAGAGCCAAGGAGaagccaaagtgtgccatcaGCGTGAGGGCTACTCCAGAAGTGACGAAGAGGGAGTTCCTCGAGATAGGCCCTCCCAAAGAAGACATCGACGAGCTCCTCAGAATCGTCGGCAAGGAACCGGCCAAG AGTTCGCGGGGACAAAAGACCCGACGCGATTGACCAAGCTCGAGGGTGAAAGTCGCGGCGAGGGAACGCTTGGCTGA
- the LOC103317815 gene encoding protein tilB homolog isoform X2: MPRITMELLRKRSEHNEGEISTLEELSLHQENIERIELLNQACRNLKILLLQYNLISKIENLNKLKQLEYLNLALNNIEVIENLEGLESLKKLDLTVNFIGDIRGVKCLRDNQHLEQLILSGNPCCEYEGYREYVIATLPQIRELDLQKIDRSERIKSLQCYAEAQGDVIRGYRKYATSRETQKVRYREREEKRGEGDEEGVRITEIRDDEEESEKNTSTTQAEESATEDAKFWSAPSYHTPEDRVAIAKKAMERSERNESKDDEPKKHVPKLFNPEGKPYNVNQAKVPFLLDDEDDRDNVILEVGLYKHLDTSLVDVDVRPDYVRVTIKGKVLQLVLPCEVAVDKSLAQRNVTTGNLLLTMPRITKLASLSVPAQAKRAKEKPKCAISVRATPEVTKREFLEIGPPKEDIDELLRIVGKEPAKVTKKKIVEDFVDDPNVPPLE, from the exons atgccTCGAATAACGATGGAACTGCTTCGAAAACGCTCGGAGCACAACGAAGGTGAAATTTCGACACTGGAGGAACTCTCTCTACACCAGGAGAACATCGAGAGGATCGAGCTGCTCAACCAAGCCTGTCGTAACCTCAAGATCCTCTTGCTTCAGTACAATCTCATCTCGAAGATCGAAAACCTCAACAAACTCAAGCAACTGGAGTACCTCAATTTGGCCCTGAATAATATCGAAGTCATCGAGAACTTGGAGGGACTGGAGAGCTTGAAGAAACTCGATCTGACGGTTAATTTCATCGGGGACATAAGGGGCGTGAAATGCTTGAG AGACAATCAGCACCTGGAACAGCTGATCCTAAGCGGCAACCCCTGCTGCGAGTACGAGGGTTACCGGGAGTACGTAATCGCCACCCTTCCCCAAATCCGAGAACTGGATCTGCAGAAAATCGATCGTTCGGAGCGAATAAAGTCTCTCCAGTGTTACGCCGAGGCTCAGGGCGACGTCATACGCGGATACCGGAAATACGCGACGAGCAGAGAGACCCAGAAAGTCCGGTATAGAGAACGAGAGGAGAAGAGGGGAGAGGGAGACGAGGAGGGAGTGAGAATCACGGAGATCCGGGATGACGAGGAAGAGTCGGAGAAGAAt ACTTCCACTACCCAGGCGGAAGAAAGTGCGACAGAGGACGCGAAATTCTGGAGCGCCCCGAGCTACCACACGCCGGAGGACCGAGTAGCCATAGCCAAAAAAGCCATggagagaagcgagagaaaCGAGAGCAAGGACGACGAGCCGAAAAAACACGTCCCGAAGCTGTTCAATCCCGAGGGAAAACCCTACAACGTGAACCAGGCGAAGGTACCGTTCCTcctcgacgacgaggacgacagGGACAACGTTATCTTGGAAGTTGGACTCTACAA ACACTTGGACACGTCGCTAGTCGACGTCGACGTCCGGCCGGACTACGTCAGGGTGACCATCAAGGGCAAAGTCCTGCAGCTGGTCCTCCCCTGCGAAGTTGCAGTAGACAAGAGCCTGGCCCAGCGGAACGTGACCACGGGCAACCTCCTGCTAACGATGCCTCGAATCACGAAGCTCGCCAGTCTCTCGGTGCCAGCGCAAGCCAAGAGAGCCAAGGAGaagccaaagtgtgccatcaGCGTGAGGGCTACTCCAGAAGTGACGAAGAGGGAGTTCCTCGAGATAGGCCCTCCCAAAGAAGACATCGACGAGCTCCTCAGAATCGTCGGCAAGGAACCGGCCAAGGTAACGAAGAAGAAGATAGTCGAGGACTTTGTGGACGACCCGAACGTACCGCCACTGGAATAG